In the Persephonella hydrogeniphila genome, one interval contains:
- a CDS encoding mechanosensitive ion channel family protein, with amino-acid sequence MDGQLINRLNEILNQVFLGTPLYKWAVALLIFILFLFFRKLFSRIIVNSIKTLVSRTKTTIDDKLLSMIESPLRFLFIVIGLWIVLDILNLQADIAQHIIRSMFIILVFWIFYNGVNVFSEDVFKFADKFGKELAREVGTFLIKSIKVFIVIIAVLAVLQEWGINVTALIASLGIGGLAIALAAKDTAANLFGGLTILADKSLKIGEWVKVGSVEGIVEDLGMRTTRIRTFEKSLITVPNQYIANNPIENFSRRNVRRIKMTIGVVYETPSDVVRKIVSDIKNMLENHPDVAKDQSIVVYFDEFGDSSLNIFILFFANTSNWLEYVQIKQDINLRIMEIVEKNGSSFAFPSQSIYVEKLPEDILNS; translated from the coding sequence ATGGATGGGCAACTAATTAACAGATTAAATGAAATACTTAATCAGGTTTTTTTGGGGACACCCCTATATAAATGGGCAGTAGCTTTACTTATTTTTATTTTGTTCCTGTTTTTTAGAAAGCTATTTAGCCGCATTATTGTAAACAGTATAAAAACTCTTGTATCAAGAACCAAAACCACTATAGACGATAAACTCCTCAGTATGATAGAAAGCCCTTTGAGGTTTCTTTTCATAGTAATAGGTCTGTGGATAGTTTTAGATATATTAAATCTTCAGGCAGATATAGCACAGCATATCATAAGATCAATGTTTATTATTCTTGTTTTTTGGATTTTTTATAACGGTGTTAATGTTTTTTCTGAGGATGTTTTCAAATTTGCAGATAAATTTGGTAAAGAGCTTGCCAGAGAAGTTGGAACCTTTCTTATAAAATCGATTAAAGTATTTATCGTTATTATTGCTGTCCTTGCTGTTTTACAGGAATGGGGAATAAATGTAACAGCTCTTATAGCATCTCTCGGTATTGGAGGTCTTGCTATTGCCCTGGCAGCTAAAGATACTGCAGCAAATCTGTTTGGGGGTTTGACGATTCTCGCTGATAAATCTTTGAAAATAGGAGAGTGGGTTAAAGTAGGTTCAGTTGAGGGGATTGTTGAAGATCTCGGAATGAGAACAACAAGAATAAGAACTTTTGAAAAATCTCTTATTACTGTTCCAAACCAGTATATAGCCAACAATCCTATAGAAAATTTTTCCAGAAGAAATGTAAGAAGAATAAAAATGACCATTGGCGTTGTATATGAGACCCCTTCTGATGTTGTAAGGAAGATTGTCTCTGATATTAAAAATATGCTCGAAAATCACCCTGATGTAGCAAAAGACCAGTCTATTGTTGTTTATTTTGATGAGTTTGGAGACAGCTCTCTTAACATTTTCATCCTGTTCTTTGCCAATACTTCAAACTGGCTTGAGTATGTACAGATAAAACAGGATATAAACTTGAGGATAATGGAAATTGTAGAAAAAAATGGTTCTTCTTTTGCATTTCCAAGTCAGTCCATTTATGTGGAGAAACTACCAGAAGATATACTTAACTCTTAA
- a CDS encoding DUF58 domain-containing protein, producing MDKKRIITIKIRQKVLSFFEGQHRALKFGEEDDLKNIREYTYGDNVKRINWIITAKEKKPYIVEREERKSQNIIVVLLLDQEMLYENKIDKLVEVYSIIGFSALYQKDKLYTYILTDRVETFIKHRNSFSLIDDAVDEILNLELKNKKLNLKELERYLLKHKRSYVILIGDFVYPVDLTKISGKHKIAIIKIRDRTEENPEKFTGYQLKSFDEKRKIPYLIKPMVNTYRKNLKEIDEKLRQFTVLKRIPVKTIYTDEDPFLKLRLMFS from the coding sequence ATGGATAAAAAAAGAATAATAACAATAAAAATAAGGCAGAAAGTACTCAGTTTTTTTGAAGGACAGCACAGAGCATTAAAGTTTGGAGAAGAAGATGACCTGAAAAATATAAGAGAGTACACATACGGAGATAATGTAAAAAGAATAAACTGGATTATAACAGCAAAAGAAAAAAAGCCTTACATAGTAGAGAGGGAAGAAAGAAAAAGCCAGAATATAATCGTTGTACTACTGCTGGATCAAGAAATGCTTTATGAAAATAAGATAGATAAGCTCGTTGAGGTTTATTCTATAATTGGCTTTTCAGCCCTGTACCAGAAAGATAAACTTTATACATACATACTTACTGACAGAGTTGAAACATTTATAAAACATAGGAATAGTTTTTCCCTGATTGACGATGCAGTGGATGAAATATTGAATTTAGAACTTAAAAACAAAAAGTTAAACTTAAAAGAGTTAGAAAGATATTTATTAAAGCACAAAAGATCATACGTTATACTGATTGGGGATTTTGTTTATCCTGTTGATCTTACAAAAATTTCAGGGAAACATAAAATAGCAATAATAAAAATAAGAGACAGAACCGAAGAAAACCCTGAAAAATTCACCGGATATCAGTTAAAAAGCTTTGATGAAAAAAGAAAAATCCCGTATCTAATTAAACCTATGGTGAACACATACAGAAAAAATCTGAAGGAGATAGATGAAAAACTAAGACAGTTTACTGTCTTAAAGAGAATCCCTGTAAAAACTATATACACCGATGAAGACCCATTTCTAAAACTGAGACTGATGTTTAGTTAA
- a CDS encoding AAA family ATPase, whose amino-acid sequence MEVIKKIKNELKKAIIGQEKMVDALLIGLITEGHILIEGVPGVAKTTAVKTLGKVLNLDFKRIQFTPDLIPSDILGGEIYIIEKDEFRVKKGPIFTNLLLADEINRAPAKVQSALLEAMQERQVTIGEDTFPLDEPFLVMATLNPIEEEGVYNLPEAQLDRFLMKVVIDYPDEKEEYDILKLVVSKEGISNDRQEPPPEPQQVATKEEIINLKSALKEVHVDKEVEEYMVNLTMATRTPEKYGIPKEYIRLGLSPRATINLYKVSKAVALINGKDYVSPSDIISYIKDVFRHRFLVSFHAEAEGITTDNIIDMIVEKVPMP is encoded by the coding sequence ATGGAAGTAATAAAAAAGATCAAAAATGAGCTAAAAAAAGCAATCATAGGTCAGGAGAAAATGGTTGATGCCCTTTTGATAGGGCTGATAACCGAAGGACATATTTTGATTGAAGGTGTTCCCGGGGTGGCAAAAACCACAGCAGTGAAAACGCTGGGAAAAGTCCTGAATTTAGATTTTAAGAGAATCCAGTTTACTCCAGATCTAATACCTTCAGACATATTAGGAGGAGAGATTTATATAATAGAAAAGGACGAGTTCAGAGTAAAAAAAGGGCCTATTTTCACAAATCTGCTTCTTGCAGATGAAATAAATAGAGCACCTGCAAAAGTCCAGTCTGCACTCCTTGAAGCTATGCAGGAAAGACAGGTAACAATAGGAGAAGACACTTTTCCTCTTGATGAACCTTTTCTTGTGATGGCCACTTTAAACCCAATAGAAGAAGAGGGAGTTTACAACCTTCCTGAAGCTCAGTTAGACAGATTTTTAATGAAGGTTGTTATAGACTATCCAGATGAAAAGGAAGAGTACGATATACTGAAGCTTGTTGTTTCAAAGGAAGGAATATCAAATGACAGACAGGAGCCTCCTCCAGAACCACAACAGGTCGCAACAAAAGAAGAAATAATTAACCTGAAATCTGCACTGAAAGAAGTACACGTAGATAAAGAGGTTGAGGAGTATATGGTTAATCTTACTATGGCAACGAGAACTCCAGAAAAATATGGAATTCCCAAAGAGTATATAAGATTAGGACTCAGCCCTAGAGCCACAATAAACCTGTACAAAGTTTCAAAAGCTGTAGCCCTTATAAATGGAAAAGATTATGTTTCACCTTCAGATATTATCTCTTATATAAAAGATGTTTTCAGACATAGATTTCTCGTTTCGTTCCATGCTGAAGCAGAAGGTATAACAACAGATAATATCATTGATATGATTGTAGAAAAAGTGCCTATGCCTTAG
- a CDS encoding VWA domain-containing protein, translating into MIEFLDKSYLWLIILLIGIIPVAFKRGVVKRIEFWMIFLLLFLLIIILARPVIKSGEKAFYKKDTEVVILLDSSLSMGVKDIKPDRLHFALKKLKKLVEDLKDEKVGLIVFSDKAEIISFPYQKITPEDINNLSLKPEGSTDMLSAFSTANSVLTGKERIVILVSDGGDEDLEKVKELIEQSGIRVVFYGVATEKGGKVPGYNALSQLNREMVAVARENGIFVKATESDNDIRKISEYVKNISEKTKTILIKVSSKIELSPFIALVSLGVVFGGFFMRRFIAVILFSALVFTPSYSGELSGFFYYITGNYKKAATEFLEDKTPENMYNAALSYFKAGMYENAEAVLKEIKTENVELKKKIKYTFALCLIARKKFKKAEKVAEELIEIYPQDRRIRKLYQFTNMVVNLGKKPEKRKTIVKIKEKKSRHFKASPMEIGERNPW; encoded by the coding sequence ATGATTGAGTTTTTAGATAAAAGCTATCTGTGGCTTATTATTCTCCTTATAGGTATAATACCGGTTGCCTTTAAAAGGGGTGTTGTTAAAAGAATAGAGTTCTGGATGATTTTTTTACTGCTATTTCTACTCATAATAATTCTTGCCAGACCTGTTATAAAATCTGGAGAAAAAGCTTTTTACAAAAAAGATACAGAAGTTGTCATCCTTCTTGATAGTTCGCTTTCTATGGGAGTAAAAGATATAAAGCCTGACAGACTCCATTTTGCATTGAAAAAACTAAAAAAACTTGTTGAAGATCTGAAAGATGAAAAAGTGGGACTTATTGTTTTCTCAGATAAAGCCGAGATTATATCTTTTCCTTATCAGAAGATAACTCCTGAGGATATAAACAATTTGTCCTTAAAACCAGAAGGCTCAACAGATATGCTTTCTGCTTTCAGTACAGCAAACTCAGTTCTGACTGGAAAAGAGAGAATAGTAATACTTGTATCTGACGGAGGAGATGAAGATCTTGAGAAAGTAAAAGAACTTATAGAACAATCAGGAATAAGAGTTGTTTTTTATGGAGTTGCGACAGAAAAAGGAGGGAAAGTTCCCGGGTATAATGCTCTGTCCCAATTGAACAGGGAAATGGTAGCAGTGGCAAGAGAAAATGGAATTTTTGTAAAAGCTACAGAATCAGACAATGATATCAGAAAAATATCAGAGTATGTAAAAAACATATCAGAAAAAACAAAAACTATCCTGATAAAAGTAAGTTCAAAAATTGAGCTCTCTCCATTTATAGCCCTTGTATCCCTTGGCGTTGTATTTGGAGGTTTTTTTATGAGAAGATTTATTGCAGTTATTTTATTTTCAGCTCTAGTCTTTACACCTTCATACAGCGGAGAACTTTCAGGTTTCTTCTACTACATCACCGGTAACTATAAGAAAGCTGCCACAGAGTTCTTAGAAGATAAGACTCCGGAAAACATGTATAATGCTGCTCTTTCTTATTTCAAAGCTGGAATGTACGAAAACGCAGAAGCTGTGTTAAAAGAGATAAAGACAGAAAATGTAGAGTTAAAAAAGAAAATAAAGTACACTTTTGCCCTCTGTCTGATAGCAAGAAAAAAATTTAAAAAGGCAGAAAAAGTAGCAGAAGAGCTCATAGAGATATACCCCCAAGATAGAAGAATAAGAAAACTTTACCAGTTTACAAATATGGTCGTAAATTTAGGTAAAAAGCCAGAAAAAAGGAAAACCATAGTTAAAATAAAAGAAAAAAAATCAAGACATTTTAAAGCTTCTCCAATGGAAATTGGAGAAAGAAATCCGTGGTAA
- the nrdR gene encoding transcriptional regulator NrdR, producing the protein MKCPNCGSLNDKVVDTRQSKDGTVIRRRRECLDCGFRFTTYERYEEEKIIVKKKNGTTESFNKDKIIRGIRLASKNRPVSEKQMIEIADEIEKYLLEEGKLVVDSTEIGDLVQEKLKQIDPVAYLRFRSVYNEFQDIKDFEKALKEIEERKKEK; encoded by the coding sequence ATGAAATGTCCCAACTGTGGCTCTCTTAACGATAAGGTTGTAGATACGAGACAATCTAAGGACGGAACTGTTATCAGGAGGAGAAGGGAGTGTCTTGACTGTGGATTTCGGTTTACTACGTATGAAAGATATGAAGAAGAAAAAATTATAGTAAAGAAAAAGAACGGTACTACAGAATCTTTCAATAAGGACAAAATCATTAGAGGAATAAGACTTGCCTCAAAGAACAGACCTGTATCTGAAAAACAGATGATTGAAATAGCAGATGAAATAGAAAAGTATTTATTGGAAGAAGGAAAACTTGTCGTTGACAGTACAGAAATAGGAGATCTTGTCCAGGAAAAATTAAAGCAGATAGATCCAGTAGCTTACCTGAGATTTAGGTCTGTTTACAATGAGTTTCAGGATATTAAAGATTTTGAAAAAGCCCTGAAAGAGATAGAAGAAAGGAAAAAAGAAAAGTAA